One region of Sus scrofa isolate TJ Tabasco breed Duroc chromosome 3, Sscrofa11.1, whole genome shotgun sequence genomic DNA includes:
- the ATP5J2 gene encoding ATP synthase subunit f, mitochondrial (The RefSeq protein has 1 substitution compared to this genomic sequence), translating to MTSVVPLKDRRLLEVKLGELPSWILMRDFTPSGIAGAFQRGYYRYYNKYVNVKKGSVAGLSMVLAAYVVFNYCRSYKELKHERLRKYH from the exons ATGGCGTCAGTTG TACCGCTGAAGGACAGGAGGCTGCTGGAGGTCAAATTAGGGGAGCTGCCAAGCTGGATACTGATGCGGGATTTCACCCCTTCGGGCATTGCCGGAGCATTTCAAAGAG GTTACTACCGCTATTACAACAAGTACGTCAACGTGAAGAAAGGCAGCGTCGCCGGGCTGTCTATGGTGCTGGCAGCTTACGTGGTTTTCAACTACTGCCGTTCTTACAAGGAGCTCA AACATGAGCGGCTGCGCAAATACCACTGA
- the ATP5J2 gene encoding ATP synthase subunit f, mitochondrial isoform X1, with protein MASVVPLKDRRLLEVKLGELPSWILMRDFTPSGIAGAFQREHERLRKYH; from the exons ATGGCGTCAGTTG TACCGCTGAAGGACAGGAGGCTGCTGGAGGTCAAATTAGGGGAGCTGCCAAGCTGGATACTGATGCGGGATTTCACCCCTTCGGGCATTGCCGGAGCATTTCAAAGAG AACATGAGCGGCTGCGCAAATACCACTGA